The nucleotide sequence ACAGATGATCGGGGGATTGGGCGGTGCCGTCTCAGAATTTCTGAGTGGATCAGCTCCCACTATTGTCAGGCGAGTTGGGGTACAGGATCTCTTTGGTGAGGTTGGTCAACTTGACTATCTCATTGACCGGTTCGAGCTTACACCCGAGCATATTGTGCAGGAAGCCAAGAAGGCTATCTCGCTCAAATAACAAAGAAGGAAGCACACTGATGGGAGCTGAAAAGCAATATGGGATTGGTGTTGATTTTGGTACAGACTCTGTCCGTGCAAGCCTAGTTGCTTACATGGATGGGAAAGTACTCGCCAGCACCTCTGTAGAGTATCCTAGGTGGAAACAGGAGCTGTATTGCGAGAGTAGAATCGCCCAATTCAGGCAACACCCTCTCGATTACCAAGAGTCGCTTATATCGACACTTGAGAAACTGCTGGCCCCCTTTGATAATTCATTTCGTAGTGCTGTCGGTTCCATCGGTGTCGGTGCAACAGGATCAACTGTTGCACCAGTGAATGAAACAGGAACGCCTCTGGCGATCTTACCGCCCTTTAGGGATGACCCTGCTGCAATGTTTCATCTCTGGAAGGACCATACATCCAGTGAGGAGGCAAGCTCTTTCAACACACTTGCAGGATTATTCAAGGAAAGCTACACCCGTTTCCAAGGTAGATACTCTTCCGAGTGGTTCTGGGCAAAGATAGCACATACAGGAAAGCAGGCTCCCCATATCAAGGAGGCTAGCAATTCTTGGATAGAGCTCTGTGATTGGATCATCCACCTTCTTGTCGGGGGGGATGCAATTACCTACCGAAGCAAATGCGCGGCCACCCACAAAGCGTTGTGGAACTCCAACTTCGGCGGGTTACCTTCCATGGAATTTCTTCGTGCGTTTGATTCCTATGCTGCATCAGTTAGGGAAAACTACACACAGCAGCCGGAAGTAAGTACTGTAAAAACAGGGACGCTCAACAAGTCGTGGGCTTCTCTACTGGGACTTCCCGAGAATGTGATTATCGGAGGAAGCTCGCTTGACGCTCATGCAGGAGCCGTTGGTGCCGGTATCAAAGAAGGCACGCTGGTTTCAGTATTAGGCACCTCCGCTGTGCATATGATCCTGCTTCCTTTTGGCAAGGAATCTCAAATGGAGAATCTTACAAGGTATGCAGGACTTGCTGAAGACTCAA is from uncultured Sphaerochaeta sp. and encodes:
- a CDS encoding ribulokinase; this encodes MGAEKQYGIGVDFGTDSVRASLVAYMDGKVLASTSVEYPRWKQELYCESRIAQFRQHPLDYQESLISTLEKLLAPFDNSFRSAVGSIGVGATGSTVAPVNETGTPLAILPPFRDDPAAMFHLWKDHTSSEEASSFNTLAGLFKESYTRFQGRYSSEWFWAKIAHTGKQAPHIKEASNSWIELCDWIIHLLVGGDAITYRSKCAATHKALWNSNFGGLPSMEFLRAFDSYAASVRENYTQQPEVSTVKTGTLNKSWASLLGLPENVIIGGSSLDAHAGAVGAGIKEGTLVSVLGTSAVHMILLPFGKESQMENLTRYAGLAEDSIIPGFWGVESGQAAFGDVLSWFSRLLSTFVESKESLLPRMDKLLEHTKKEHTVTALEWLNGRRYPDTSDAVRGALLSLDLSTDAASLYGALSNAILFGLKRIVQGMQESGISIKQVRVTGGIARKSPVLMQRLSTILNLPILVLMEKETCALGAAMYGAVAMGRFPDLGRAQIVMAAKEGISYTPNREDVPFYAELYEVYLQYGQALETVWK